Proteins encoded within one genomic window of Manduca sexta isolate Smith_Timp_Sample1 chromosome 18, JHU_Msex_v1.0, whole genome shotgun sequence:
- the LOC115450383 gene encoding uncharacterized protein LOC115450383 — MLCRGIVLFCVMFTIASADTFASFQFLGKMYEKCEGSEEIFKCLKIQAARVADRAARMETLPILDGVTMVKRSDVGRSFPSVLPEGDLNSLPSEQVDKLLQLATTKLTQTHRVVITPSSLGEDVGRSINEARSKLKKMIGPIIAGLALKGGFLAIAFQAIALIAGKALLIGKIALLLSAIIGLKKLVSSGESHEKTTYEIVKHPQVSQSHTYSSSHYGGEFDTTGPGGHYRRSVEDEAAAQDRAYRAYAKKQ; from the coding sequence ATGCTGTGCCGCGGTATTGTCCTGTTCTGTGTCATGTTCACAATAGCCTCAGCCGACACCTTCGCGAGTTTTCAGTTCCTCGGGAAGATGTACGAGAAGTGCGAGGGGTCTGAGGAGATCTTTAAATGTCTGAAGATCCAGGCGGCGAGGGTCGCTGACCGCGCGGCCAGGATGGAGACCCTGCCGATACTTGACGGAGTAACCATGGTGAAACGGTCTGACGTGGGAAGGTCCTTCCCATCGGTGCTGCCTGAAGGAGATTTGAATTCATTACCATCAGAACAGGTGGATAAACTATTACAATTAGCAACAACGAAGCTGACGCAGACTCACCGCGTGGTTATCACTCCATCATCACTAGGCGAGGACGTGGGAAGATCAATTAACGAAGCCAGGAGCAAGCTGAAAAAAATGATCGGGCCGATAATTGCCGGTCTCGCGTTGAAAGGTGGTTTCCTCGCCATAGCTTTCCAGGCCATCGCCCTCATTGCTGGAAAGGCTTTACTGATCGGTAAGATAGCACTGCTATTATCAGCAATTATTGGCTTAAAGAAATTGGTGTCCAGTGGTGAATCACACGAGAAAACTACGTACGAAATCGTGAAGCATCCGCAGGTGTCCCAGAGTCACACATATTCTTCTTCCCACTACGGGGGCGAGTTCGACACGACAGGACCTGGAGGCCACTACAGGAGGAGTGTAGAAGACGAAGCCGCTGCGCAGGACCGAGCCTACAGAGCCTACGCTAAGAAGCAGTAG